From Aptenodytes patagonicus chromosome 1, bAptPat1.pri.cur, whole genome shotgun sequence, one genomic window encodes:
- the CSRP2 gene encoding cysteine and glycine-rich protein 2 isoform X1: MAPPRPFKPPRGRAGLRRAETRRAPRATMPNWGGGNKCGACGRTVYHAEEVQCDGRSFHRCCFLCMVCRKNLDSTTVAIHDAEVYCKSCYGKKYGPKGYGYGQGAGTLNMDRGERLGIKPESTPSPHRPTTNPNTSKFAQKFGGAEKCSRCGDSVYAAEKVIGAGKPWHKNCFRCAKCGKSLESTTLTEKEGEIYCKGCYAKNFGPKGFGYGQGAGALVHAQ, translated from the exons ATGGCTCCGCCCCGGCCCTTTaagccgccgcggggccgcgccgggctgAGACGCGCCGAGACGAGACGAGCCCCGCG AGCCACCATGCCGAACTGGGGAGGCGGCAACAAATGCGGTGCCTGTGGCCGCACTGTCTACCATGCCGAGGAGGTGCAGTGCGACGGGAGGAGCTTCCACCGGTGCTGCTTCCTCTGCA tgGTCTGCCGGAAAAACTTGGACAGCACAACTGTAGCGATTCATGATGCTGAAGTTTACTGCAAATCTTGCTATGGGAAAAAGTATGGCCCGAAAGGTTACGGATATGGCCAAGGGGCAGGCACGCTGAACATGGACAGGGGAGAGAGACTAGGCATCAAGCCTGAGAG CACGCCCTCTCCCCACCGACCCACAACAAATCCAAACACTTCAAAGTTCGCTCAGAAGTTCGGAGGGGCAGAGAAATGCTCCAGGTGTGGCGATTCTGTTTATGCGGCAGAGAAAGTAATAGGAGCTGGAAAG ccgtgGCACAAAAACTGCTTCCGATGTGCCAAGTGTGGAAAAAGCCTAGAATCTACAACCCTAactgaaaaagagggagaaatctATTGTAAAg GTTGTTACGCGAAGAACTTTGGCCCCAAGGGATTTGGGTATGGCCAGGGAGCTGGTGCCCTCGTTCACGCCCAGTGA
- the CSRP2 gene encoding cysteine and glycine-rich protein 2 isoform X2, protein MPNWGGGNKCGACGRTVYHAEEVQCDGRSFHRCCFLCMVCRKNLDSTTVAIHDAEVYCKSCYGKKYGPKGYGYGQGAGTLNMDRGERLGIKPESTPSPHRPTTNPNTSKFAQKFGGAEKCSRCGDSVYAAEKVIGAGKPWHKNCFRCAKCGKSLESTTLTEKEGEIYCKGCYAKNFGPKGFGYGQGAGALVHAQ, encoded by the exons ATGCCGAACTGGGGAGGCGGCAACAAATGCGGTGCCTGTGGCCGCACTGTCTACCATGCCGAGGAGGTGCAGTGCGACGGGAGGAGCTTCCACCGGTGCTGCTTCCTCTGCA tgGTCTGCCGGAAAAACTTGGACAGCACAACTGTAGCGATTCATGATGCTGAAGTTTACTGCAAATCTTGCTATGGGAAAAAGTATGGCCCGAAAGGTTACGGATATGGCCAAGGGGCAGGCACGCTGAACATGGACAGGGGAGAGAGACTAGGCATCAAGCCTGAGAG CACGCCCTCTCCCCACCGACCCACAACAAATCCAAACACTTCAAAGTTCGCTCAGAAGTTCGGAGGGGCAGAGAAATGCTCCAGGTGTGGCGATTCTGTTTATGCGGCAGAGAAAGTAATAGGAGCTGGAAAG ccgtgGCACAAAAACTGCTTCCGATGTGCCAAGTGTGGAAAAAGCCTAGAATCTACAACCCTAactgaaaaagagggagaaatctATTGTAAAg GTTGTTACGCGAAGAACTTTGGCCCCAAGGGATTTGGGTATGGCCAGGGAGCTGGTGCCCTCGTTCACGCCCAGTGA